In a single window of the Gossypium hirsutum isolate 1008001.06 chromosome D02, Gossypium_hirsutum_v2.1, whole genome shotgun sequence genome:
- the LOC107934476 gene encoding DNA repair protein RAD50 produces the protein MSTVDKMLIKGIRSFDPENKNVITFFKPLTLIVGPNGAGKTTIIECLKLSCTGELPPNARSGHSFIHDPKVAGETETKGQIKLRFKTAAGKDVVCIRSFQLTQKASKMEYKAIESVLQTLNPHTGEKVCLSYRCADMDREIPALMGVSKAILENVIFVHQDEANWPLQDPSTLKKKFDDIFSATRYTRALEVIKKLHKDQAQEIKAYKLKLEHLQTLKDAAYKHRESIAQDQEKTESLKSQIQVLEKNIEDLDAKIHNAELTLKDLRKLEDQKSTKTAERSTLFKEQQRQYAALAEENEDTDEELMEWKTKFDERIMLLDNKIQKMESNQQDLNEESSAYRRKLETYIGEIGKLQRDAETLVLSKKDRDTAIEQLFARLNLGSTPNSPFSDEVALNLTRQIEVRLMELERDLDEKKQSNDKKLKTAWDCYMGASERCNIAEAQKKAKLEIKGSILKRLEETKSNRDFLEIQISDVNLSSLDDREKNLQVEIDRKSRQLDERNHDKIVEQKQLEVFAIDQKIKVLSHERDLAAGEATERMELSISTRELENKKKQHKKIIEEYKDRIRVVLKGRVPPDKDLKREVTRALSAVQKEYDELSTKSSEAEKEVNILQMKIDEINSNLSKHKKEMDSRKKFLEARLNSLEKQSFTIDSYPQVLETAKEKKDVHKSKYNIADGMRQMFDPFERVARAHHICPCCERPFSAEEEDEFVKKQRVKAASSAEHMKVLAVESSNAESYFQQLDKLRMVYEEYIKTVKEAIPLAEKKLLELNEELDQKSQAHDDVLGVLAQIKMDKDSIEILVGPVETADRIFQEIQGLQAKVEGLEYKFDIRGQGGARTVEDIQSELNDLQSKRDVLLKEVDDLRTEQRYMEKDLQSVKTRWHDIREKKVEVANTLRDFKKAEEELEHLSEEKRQLDLEEKHLAESLRSLFKEKESLLEDYDCLKVKLAEEYEQQQKLRSSYQREAEVLYEVNSKIKAYYDLKKGEKLKELREQQSVMESQLLNFDARKQEILAELNKSKDLMRNQDQLRRNIEDNLNYRKTKAEVDVLSRDIESLQERIMEIGGISKCEGEIRKISEERERLLSELNRCRGTMSVYQSNISKNKAELKQAQYKDIDKRYFDQLIQLKTTEMANKDLDRYYNALDKALMRFHSMKMEEINKIIRELWQQTYRGQDIDYISIHSDSEGAGTRSYSYKVLMQTGDAELEMRGRCSAGQKVLASLIIRLALAETFCLNCGILALDEPTTNLDGPNAESLAAALHRIMEDRKGQENFQLIVITHDERFAQLIGQRQHAEKYYRVAKDDHQHSIIEAQEIFD, from the exons atgagcaCGGTTGATAAAATGTTGATAAAAGGAATCCGGAGCTTCGACCCGGAAAACAAAAACGTCATCACTTTCTTTAAACCCTTAACCCTAATCGTTGGACCCAATGGCGCTGGCAAAACT ACAATTatagaatgtttgaaactttcaTGCACTGGGGAGTTGCCTCCAAATGCAAGGTCTGGTCATAGTTTCATTCATGATCCCAAG GTTGCAGGGGAAACGGAGACAAAAGGTCAAATTAAGCTCCGGTTCAAGACAGCTGCAGGAAAAGATGTGGTATGTATAAGGTCATTCCAATTGACGCAAAAGGCATCGAAGATGGAGTATAAAGCAATTGAGAGTGTTCTTCAGACGCTAAATCCTCATACCGGAGAG AAAGTTTGCCTCAGCTATAGATGTGCTGACATGGACAGAGAAATCCCAGCTTTGATGGGTGTCTCGAAAGCTATTCTGGAGAATGTGATTTTTGTGCACCAAGATGAGGCCAATTGGCCTTTACAAGATCCTTCGACTTTGAAAAAGAAATTCGATGATATCTTCTCAGCCACGAG ATATACAAGAGCCTTGGAGGTTATAAAAAAGCTTCACAAGGATCAGGCTCAAGAGATAAAGGCTTATAAGCTAAAACTGGAGCACTTACAGACCTTGAAAGATGCTGCATATAAG CATCGAGAAAGCATTGCTCAGGATCAAGAAAAAACAGAATCCTTGAAAAGCCAAATACAAGTCTTGGAGAAAAACATTGAGGACCTGGATGCTAAGATTCATAATGCTGAATTAACCCTGAAGGATCTACGAAAGCTAGAGGACCAGAAATCTACAAAGACTGCTGAAAGGAGCACTTTGTTCAAGGAACAGCAGAGACAATATGCTGCTCTTGCTGAGGAAAATGAAG ATACTGATGAGGAGTTGATGGAATGGAAAACCAAGTTTGACGAGAGGATTATGTTATTGGATAATAAAATTCAGAAAATGGAGAGTAACCAGCAGGATTTGAATGAGGAGAGCTCTGCTTATCGGAGGAAATTAGAGACGTATATTGGGGAGATTGGCAAGCTTCAAAGGGATGCTGAG ACTCTCGTGCTGTCGAAAAAAGACAGAGATACTGCCATCGAACAACTATTTGCACGGCTCAATTTAGGATCTACTCCAAATAGCCCCTTTAGTGATGAAGTTGCTTTGAACCTCACTAGGCAAATAGAAGTGAGGTTAATGGAGCTTGAAAGAGATTTGGATGAGAAAAAG CAATCAAATGACAAGAAGCTGAAGACTGCATGGGATTGCTACATGGGTGCAAGTGAGCGTTGCAACATTGCTGAGGCTCAGAAGAAGGCAAAATTAGAAATCAAG GGTTCTATTTTGAAACGTTTAGAAGAGACGAAAAGTAATCGTGATTTTCTTGAAATTCAAATTTCGGATGTCAATCTTTCTAGCCTTGATGACAGAGAAAAGAATTTG CAAGTTGAGATTGATAGAAAGAGTAGACAACTTGATGAACGAAACCATGATAAAATCGTAGAACAGAAGCAACTTGAGGTGTTTGCCATAGATCAAAAGATTAAGGTCCTTAGTCATGAAAGAGATTTAGCCGCTGGTGAGGCCACAGAAAGAATGGAGCTATCTATAAGTACGAGAGAATTGGAGAATAAGAAGAAACAGCACAAAAAGAT AATTGAAGAGTACAAGGACAGGATTAGAGTGGTGCTAAAAGGGAGGGTTCCTCCTGACAAAGATTTGAAAAGGGAAGTTACCCGAGCTTTAAG CGCTGTtcaaaaggagtatgatgaattgAGCACAAAATCCAGTGAAGCTGAGAAGGAAGTAAACATTTTGCAGAtgaaaatagatgaaattaaTAGTAACTTATCCAAACATAAGAAAGAAATGGACT CTAGGAAGAAATTTCTTGAAGCCAGACTAAATTCTTTGGAGAAACAATCTTTTACCATTGATTCCTATCCCCAAGTCCTGGAGACTGCAAAGGAGAAAAAAGATGTTCATAAAAG CAAATACAACATTGCAGATGGTATGAGGCAAATGTTTGATCCATTTGAAAGAGTTGCCCGTGCTCATCATATTTGCCCCTGCTGTGAGCGTCCTTTTTCTgctgaagaagaagatgaatttGTTAAGAAG CAAAGAGTTAAAGCTGCAAGTTCGGCTGAACATATGAAGGTGTTGGCAGTGGAATCATCAAATGCTGAGTCTTACTTTCAGCAGTTGGACAAGCTTCGAATGGTTTATGAGGAATATATTAAAACTGTAAAGGAGGCAATTCCTCTTGCTGAGAAAAAATTGCTTGAACTAAATGAAGAGCTGGATCAAAAGTCTCAAGCCCATGATGAT GTGTTAGGTGTTTTAGCCCAAATAAAGATGGATAAGGATTCTATTGAGATCTTGGTGGGACCTGTTGAAACTGCTGACAGGATCTTTCAAGAAATTCAGGGTTTGCAAGCAAAAGTTGAAGGTTTGGAATATAAGTTTGACATTAGAGGGCAAGGTGGTGCTAGAACTGTGGAAGATATTCAATCGGAGCTAAACGATTTGCAAAGCAAAAG GGACGTTTTACTTAAGGAAGTGGATGACTTAAGGACAGAACAGAGGTACATGGAAAAGGATTTGCAAAGCGTTAAGACACGCTGGCACGATATAAGGGAGAAAAAAGTTGAGGTGGCTAACACATTGCGTGATTTTAAAAAGGCGGAAGAAGAGTTGGAGCACTTGTCAGAGGAGAAACGTCAACTTGATCTTGAGGAGAAG CATTTAGCAGAGTCTCTAAGGTCCTTATTCAAGGAGAAGGAATCTTTATTGGAAGACTATGATTGCTTGAAAGTAAAACTTGCAGAGGAATATGAGCAGCAGCAAAAACTTAGAAGCTCGTATCAACGTGAAGCTGAAGTACTATATGAAGTTAACAGCAAGATTAAAGC GTATTATGACTTAAAGAAAGGGGAGAAACTAAAGGAACTGCGAGAACAGCAGTCTGTGATGGAATCTCAACTTCTCAACTTTGATGCTAGGAAACAGGAAATATTGGCTGAGCTAAACAAAAGTAAAGACTTGATGCGTAATCAAGATCAATTAAGACGTAACATTGAGGATAACTTAAATTACAGGAAAACAAAAGCTGAAGTAGATGTGCTCTCTCGTGACATTGAGTCACTGCAAGAGAGAATAATGGAGATTGGTGGTATTTCCAAATGTGAAGGTGAAATACGAAAAATTTCAGAAGAAAGGGAGAGACTTCTTTCCGAG CTCAACAGATGCCGAGGAACAATGTCCGTTTACCAGAGTAATATTTCAAAGAACAAAGCTGAACTTAAACAAGCACAATACAAGGACATTGACAAGCGGTACTTTGATCAGCTAATCCAGCTCAAG ACAACTGAGATGGCAAACAAGGATCTTGACAGATACTACAACGCACTTGACAA AGCACTTATGCGCTTCCATTCTATGAAAATGgaggaaataaacaaaattataagAGAATTGTGGCAGCAAACATACAGAGGACAAGATATAGATTATATTAGCATTCATTCGGATTCTGAGGGTGCTGGAACTCGTTCTTACAGCTACAAG GTTCTTATGCAAACCGGTGATGCTGAGCTCGAAATGAGAGGGCGATGTAGTGCGGGTCAAAAG GTCCTTGCTTCTCTAATCATACGGTTGGCTTTAGCCGAGACATTTTGCCTCAACTGTGGAATCTTAGCATTAGATGAACCAACCACAAATTTGGACGGCCCAAACGCAGAGAGTCTAGCTGCAGCTCTCCATAG AATCATGGAGGACAGAAAAGGCCAGGAGAATTTTCAGCTGATAGTAATCACTCACGATGAACGCTTTGCTCAATTGATCGGTCAACGGCAACACGCAGAGAAATATTATCGCGTTGCAAAAGACGACCA TCAGCATAGTATAATTGAAGCCCAGGAAATATTTGATTGA
- the LOC107934425 gene encoding uncharacterized protein At4g29660 has protein sequence MASYLWRKYADYVYNKWERTFLWDMLEPYRRPKSFTPLVTIYVAAFYTGVIGAAITEQLYKEKYWEDHPGEAVPLMKPKFYGGPWKVLKGDVLPPSE, from the exons atggcGAGCTATCTATGGAGAAAATATGCAGATTATGTTTACAACAAATGGGAAAGAACATTTCTTTGGGACATGTTAGAGCCTTATCGAAGACCCAAATCTTTTACGCCTCTCGTTACCATTTATGTTGCAGCTTTTTACACCGGTGTCATTGGTGCCGCCATTACTGAGCAGCTCTACAAG GAAAAGTACTGGGAAGATCATCCTGGGGAAGCAGTGCCACTGATGAAGCCTAAATTTTATGGTGGACCGTGGAAGGTGCTCAAAGGTGACGTTCTTCCACCTAGTGAGTGA
- the LOC107934440 gene encoding adenosylhomocysteinase 1, with product MALSVDKTSGGREYKVKDMSQADFGRLEIDLAEVEMPGLMACRTEFGPSQPFKGAKITGSLHMTIQTAVLIETLTALGAEVRWCSCNIFSTQDHAAAVIARDSASVFAWKGETLQEYWWCTEKSLDWGAGGGPDLIVDDGGDVTMLIHEGVKAEEAYEKTGKVPDPTSSDNAEFQIVLTIIKDGLTANPKKYTKMKERLVGVSEETTTGVKRLYQMQANGTLLFPAINVNDSVTKSKFDNLYGCRHSLPDGLMRATDVMIAGKVAVVCGYGDVGKGCASALKQAGARVIVTEIDPICALQALMEGLQVLTLEDVLSTADIFVTTTGNKDIIMVDHMKKMKNNAIVCNIGHFDNEIDMLGLENYPGVKRITIKPQTDRWVFPDTKTGIIVLAEGRLMNLGCATGHPSFVMSCSFTNQVIAQLELWKEKSTGKYEKKVYVLPKHLDEKVASLHLGKLGAKLTKLTKAQADYISVPIEGPYKPPNYRY from the exons ATGGCTCTTTCAGTCGATAAAACCTCCGGCGGCCGTGAATACAAGGTGAAAGACATGTCTCAAGCCGATTTTGGCCGTCTCGAGATCGATTTAGCCGAGGTCGAAATGCCTGGTCTAATGGCATGTAGAACTGAATTCGGCCCTTCTCAACCTTTCAAAGGAGCCAAAATCACGGGTTCACTTCACATGACAATCCAAACCGCCGTCCTCATCGAAACCTTAACCGCATTAGGAGCCGAAGTCCGTTGGTGTTCTTGCAACATTTTCTCAACCCAAGACCACGCCGCCGCCGTCATCGCTCGTGACTCCGCTTCTGTATTCGCTTGGAAAGGCGAAACACTCCAAGAATACTGGTGGTGTACCGAGAAATCCCTCGATTGGGGTGCCGGTGGTGGACCTGATTTGATTGTTGATGATGGTGGGGATGTTACGATGTTGATCCATGAAGGGGTTAAAGCTGAGGAAGCTTATGAGAAAACCGGGAAGGTACCGGACCCGACGTCGAGCGATAACGCTGAGTTTCAGATCGTATTGACGATAATTAAAGATGGGTTGACAGCAAATCCGAAGAAATATACGAAGATGAAGGAGAGATTGGTTGGTGTTTCTGAAGAAACCACGACTGGGGTTAAAAGGCTTTATCAAATGCAGGCTAATGGAACCTTGTTGTTCCCTGCTATTAATGTCAATGACTCTGTCACCAAGAGCAAG TTTGATAACTTGTATGGTTGCCGCCACTCTCTTCCTGATGGTTTAATGAGAGCCACCGATGTTATGATTGCCGGAAAAGTCGCCGTTGTCTGCGGTTACGGTGATGTCGGCAAGGGTTGTGCCTCAGCCTTGAAACAAGCCGGAGCTCGTGTCATCGTGACCGAGATTGATCCAATCTGTGCCCTTCAAGCTCTTATGGAAGGACTCCAAGTCCTAACTCTTGAAGATGTTCTTTCAACAGCTGATATCTTTGTCACCACAACAGGTAACAAGGACATCATCATGGTTGATcacatgaagaagatgaaaaacaACGCCATCGTTTGCAACATCGGTCATTTCGATAACGAGATCGACATGTTAGGCCTCGAGAATTATCCAGGTGTCAAACGAATCACCATCAAGCCTCAAACCGATAGGTGGGTATTCCCCGATACCAAGACAGGTATCATCGTGTTAGCCGAAGGACGTCTCATGAACTTAGGATGTGCTACCGGTCATCCTAGCTTCGTCATGTCTTGTTCGTTCACGAACCAGGTGATTGCACAGCTCGAGCTATGGAAGGAGAAATCAACCGGAAAATACGAGAAGAAGGTTTACGTTTTGCCGAAACATCTCGATGAGAAAGTCGCTTCTCTTCATCTTGGGAAACTTGGGGCTAAGCTCACTAAGCTTACCAAGGCCCAAGCTGACTACATTAGTGTCCCAATTGAGGGTCCTTATAAGCCTCCTAATTACAGGTACTGA